TCCCCAGCGACCTCTGCCCCTTACCCCCGCTCGCGCTCGCGCAGCACCACTTGCACCAGCCCCAGCACCACCAGCTCGGCCTCCTCGGGGCGGACGGGGCGCAGTTCCTCCACCACGAAGCGGCGTGAAAAGAAGCTGCGGCGCTTGCGGATGCGGAAGGCCGGGTGCCCGGCGGCGTCGGTCACGGTGTAGGTGGGGTTGACGAGGTAGTCGAAGCCCACCGCGATCACGTCACCGATCAGGGGAACGGCGCCGATCACGCCCTCGACGACGCTCATCCAGGGGTGATCGTCGCGGATGGTGAAGGCCAGGCGGTCGCCGGGGCCGAGCAGCTCGTAGCCTGCGCCCCAGAGGGTCCGCATCCCCTGCGCCCGCAGCGCGCCGACCTCCGAGCCGTCCAGGCGGCGGATGTCGCGCCGGGCACGCCAGTCGAGGGCGCCCGCCATCCGGCCGCGCGCCCGGATGCCGTGGGTCTGCTGCTGGCGGGCCTCGTCGGCGTAGACCCGCACCTCGTCGCGGATGCTGAACATCTTTTCCTTGACGACCGCCAGCAGCGTGCCCTGCGCGTCGGTCACGCGCAACTCGGTGAGCAGGCTGAACTTAAAGTCCAGCGTCAGCGGAAAGGTGGGGTTCACGGGGCCGGGTACGCGCTCAGGTGGGGGCCGGTTCCCGCCGCTGCGGCTCCCACAGGTCGAAGCGGGTGCCCGGCATGATCCCGGCGGCCTGCGCCCACACCGCGGCGGGCATGACCCGGCGGGCCTCGGGCTGCACGGTCCCGACGCGCACCGCGCCCTCACCGCAGGCCACGACCAGCCCTTCCCCGTCGAGCCGCAGCACCTCGCCGGGCTGGCCGCTTCCCGGCGCGGGGCGCAGGCCGCCGAGCTTCAGGCGTGCGCCCTCCAGAAAGGCGGTGGTCTGCGGCCAGGCGGCCACCCCCCGGAAGCGGTTCACGACCGCCGGGGCCGGGTCCGCCCAGCGCACGAAGCCGTCTTCCTTGGTCAGCATGGGGGCGTGGGTGGCCCGCGAACTGTCCTGCGGGATGGGCGTCAGCCCAGGCAGCCGGGCCAGGGCGTCCACGATCAGCCGCGCGGCCTGGGCGCTCAGGGCGTCCGCAAGCTCCAGGCTGGTCCACCCCGGCGCGATGGCGAGCGGCTCTTGCAGCAGGATGGGGCCGGTGTCCATCCCCACGTCGGTCTGCATGATGGTGGTGCCGGTAGCCGTCTCGCCGCAGATCAAGGCCCACTGGATCGGCGCCGCGCCCCGGTAGGCGGGCAGCAGGCTGGTGTGGGTGTTCAGAAAGCCGCGCGGAGGAACGGCAAGCAGCGAGGCGGGCAGAATCTTGCCGTAGGCGCAGGTCACGGCCACGTCGGCGCCGCTCTGGCGCAGCCGGGCTTCAAAGGCCGCGTTGCCGCGCAACTTGCCCGGCTGCGCCAGCGGCAGGCCAAGCTCCGCGGCGCGGGCGGCGACGGGCGGCGGCGTGAGCTTCAGCCCCCGGCCCACCGGCTTGTCGGGCTGCGCGGCGACCAGCACGACCTCGAACTGACCCCGGACCGCTTCCAGCACCGGCAGCGCGAAGGCGGGCGAGCCGAAAAAGGCGACGCGCGGCGCGGCCCCGGCGCTCAAAGGGAGCGCTCCCGCCGCTGCTTTTCGGCCTCGGCCAGTTCGTTCAGAAACTGCCTGGACTTGCGCTGCATGGCGGTCAGTTCCTTGCGGTAGTCCTCGGTGACCTCGGGCGGGAGGCGGTCGAGGAAAAAGACGCCGTCGAGGTGATCGACCTCGTGCTGAAAGACGCGGGCGAGGTAGTCGCCCTCCTCCAGCGTGCGCTCCTGGCCGTCCAGATCGGTGTAACGGACCTGCACGGCGCGGGCGCGGCTCACGCCCTCCTCGTAGATGCCGGGGATGCTCAGGCAGCCTTCCTGGTAGGAGCGGTCCTTTTTCTTGTCGGTGACGGTCAGCACCGGGTTGAGCATCACGAACTCGCGCAGGACGCGGGACTTCAGGGGCGCCTCCCGGCCCTCCTGCTCCTCCTCGTCGTCGGCGTACTCGACGGCCACGAACATCCGCACGCTCAGACCGACCTGCGGCGCGGCCAGCCCGACCCCACGCGCCTCGAACATGGTCTCGAGCATGGTGTTCGCCACCTCGCGCACCGTCTGGGGACCGTGGCCCGGCACGGTCAGCAGGTCGGTGGGCTGCACGGGCCTGGCCTTGCGGCGCAAGACGGGATCGCCGTACAGGCGGATCGGATAGACAGGGGGAGGGGCGCTGGGAGCCTTCACAGTGCCTCCGTTTTACCAGAGGCCCGCCAGCGCGTGCCCGCAGCGGGGCACCTTCGGGTCCGGGGGGCGGGGGGGCTAAGCCTTCTCTCACGCCCTCCCCACACGGCCCCCCCAGGCTCGGACGGTAAAGGAGGCACCATGTCCAGACCCCTGCTGCCGCTGTTGACCGCTGCCCTGCTGGGCGGCCCGGCCCTCGCCCAGACCGTGCCCACTCAGCCTGCCCCCGTCCAGCCCGCACCTGCCCAAGCCGCACCCGCGCCCGCCCTCAGCGCCGAGCAGGCCGCCGCCCAGGCCAGGACGCTGGCCGAGGAGGCCCGCCGCAGCTACCCGCCGGGCAGCGCCAGCATCGATCAGGTGCTGTGGAAGCGGGCCGCCGCCGC
This Deinococcus budaensis DNA region includes the following protein-coding sequences:
- the fmt gene encoding methionyl-tRNA formyltransferase translates to MSAGAAPRVAFFGSPAFALPVLEAVRGQFEVVLVAAQPDKPVGRGLKLTPPPVAARAAELGLPLAQPGKLRGNAAFEARLRQSGADVAVTCAYGKILPASLLAVPPRGFLNTHTSLLPAYRGAAPIQWALICGETATGTTIMQTDVGMDTGPILLQEPLAIAPGWTSLELADALSAQAARLIVDALARLPGLTPIPQDSSRATHAPMLTKEDGFVRWADPAPAVVNRFRGVAAWPQTTAFLEGARLKLGGLRPAPGSGQPGEVLRLDGEGLVVACGEGAVRVGTVQPEARRVMPAAVWAQAAGIMPGTRFDLWEPQRREPAPT
- the def gene encoding peptide deformylase, which produces MKAPSAPPPVYPIRLYGDPVLRRKARPVQPTDLLTVPGHGPQTVREVANTMLETMFEARGVGLAAPQVGLSVRMFVAVEYADDEEEQEGREAPLKSRVLREFVMLNPVLTVTDKKKDRSYQEGCLSIPGIYEEGVSRARAVQVRYTDLDGQERTLEEGDYLARVFQHEVDHLDGVFFLDRLPPEVTEDYRKELTAMQRKSRQFLNELAEAEKQRRERSL